A DNA window from Suncus etruscus isolate mSunEtr1 chromosome 8, mSunEtr1.pri.cur, whole genome shotgun sequence contains the following coding sequences:
- the NLRX1 gene encoding NLR family member X1 produces MCSRAFIRHYRSSAGACTPSGRHAQLFRGVAATEAIQQHRKNLIEWFSRLPREERQFGPTFALDTVHVDPVIRENAPDELLRPPVELTLDQQPPCPSLPPVALPQLFDPDACGRRVQTVVLYGTVGTGKSTLVRKMVLDWCYGRLPAFELLIPFSCEDLSSLGRAPASLCHLVAQRYTPLKEILPLLSSAGSRLLFVLHGLERLNLDFRLAGTGLCSDPKEPMAPTAIIVNLLRKYMLPEASILVTTRPSAIACIPSKYVGRYGEICGFSDTNLQKLYFQLRLNQPDCGYSAGGTGVSLTPAHCENLVQMLSRNLESHHQIAAACFLPSYCWLVCATLHFLHAPTPVGQTLTGIYTSFLRLNFSGEMLDSTDSPKMSLMAYAARTMGKLAYEGVSSRKTYFSEEDVRGCLEAGIRTEEEFQLLHVFRRDALRFFLTPSVEPGHKGTFVFTVPSMQEYLAALYIVLGLRKTTLQRVGKEVAELTGRVGEEVSLVLGIVAKLLPLRILPLIFNLLKVVPTVFGRVVGKSREAVAQAMVLEMFREEDYYNDDVLDQMDASILGVEGPRRHPDEPPDDEVFELFPMFMGGLLSAPNRAVLAQLGCPIKHQEALENAQAIKKRLGKLGRQVLPPSELLDHLFFHYEFQNQRFSAEVLGSLRQLNLAGVRMTPLKCTVVSTVLGSGKHTLDEVNLASCQLDPAGLRTLTPVLLRSRKLGLQLNSLGPEACRDLQDLLLHDQCQITSLRLSNNPLTAAGVSMLLEGLAGNSSLTHLSLLHTGLGDEGLELLAAQLHRNHGLQELNVAYNGAGDKAALALAQAARKHPTLELLHLYFNELSSEGRQVLRDLAANPEGGARVVVSLTEGTAVSEYWSMILSEIQRNLNSWDRGRVQRHLELLLQDLEDSRGATLNPWRKAQLLRVEGEFKALLEQLGGSGS; encoded by the exons GGCCTTTATCCGTCACTACAGAAGTTCAGCGGGCGCTTGTACCCCATCGGGGAGGCATGCACAGTTGTTCCGGGGTGTTGCTGCAACTG AAGCGATCCAGCAGCACCGTAAGAACCTGATTGAGTGGTTTAGCCGGCTGCCCCGGGAGGAACGCCAGTTCGGGCCTACGTTCGCTCTGGACACAGTCCATGTGGACCCAGTGATCCGCGAGAACGCCCCAGATGAGCTGCTTCGCCCACCTGTGGAACTGACCTTGGATCAGCAGCCCCCTTGTCCCAGCCTCCCCCCAGTGGCTCTGCCCCAACTATTCGACCCCGATGCTTGTGGACGTCGCGTGCAGACCGTGGTGCTGTACGGGACGGTGGGCACCGGCAAGAGCACGCTGGTGCGCAAGATGGTCCTGGACTGGTGTTATGGGCGCCTGCCTGCCTTTGAGCTGCTCATCCCCTTCTCCTGTGAGGACCTGTCATCTCTGGGGCGTGCCCCAGCCTCTCTGTGCCACCTGGTGGCCCAGCGCTACACGCCCCTCAAAGAGATCCTACCACTCCTCTCTTCGGCTGGCTCCCGCCTGCTTTTTGTGCTTCATGGCTTGGAGCGGCTTAATCTTGACTTTCGGCTGGCTGGCACCGGGCTTTGTAGCGACCCCAAGGAACCCATGGCACCCACGGCCATTATCGTCAACCTGTTGCGCAAATACATGTTGCCAGAG GCCAGCATCCTGGTGACCACCCGGCCCTCTGCCATCGCCTGCATCCCCAGCAAGTACGTAGGCCGCTACGGGGAGATCTGTGGCTTCTCTGACACCAACCTGCAGAAACTTTACTTCCAGCTGCGCCTCAACCAGCCCGACTGTGGCTATAGTGCAGGGGGCACGGGGGTCTCTCTGACACCGGCACATTGCGAAAATCTGGTGCAGATGCTGTCAAGGAACCTGGAGAGCCACCACCAGATCGCAGCCGCCTGCTTCTTGCCCTCCTACTGCTGGCTGGTGTGTGCCACCTTGCACTTCCTGCATGCACCCACGCCGGTAGGCCAGACGCTTACAGGCATCTATACCAGCTTCCTGCGCCTCAACTTTAGTGGGGAGATGCTAGACAGCACCGACTCCCCCAAGATGTCCCTGATGGCTTACGCGGCCCGGACCATGGGAAAGCTGGCCTACGAGGGAGTGTCCTCCCGGAAGACCTACTTCTCCGAGGAGGACGTGCGTGGCTGCCTGGAGGCGGGCATCCGGACAGAGGAGGAGTTCCAGCTGCTGCATGTCTTCCGTCGGGATGCCCTGAGGTTCTTCCTCACCCCCAGTGTGGAGCCGGGGCACAAGGGCACCTTTGTTTTCACTGTGCCCTCCATGCAGGAGTACCTGGCCGCCCTCTACATCGTCCTGGGCTTGCGAAAGACAACGCTGCAGCGTGTAGGCAAGGAGGTGGCTGAGTTGACGGGCCGCGTCGGGGAGGAAGTCAGCCTGGTTCTGGGTATTGTGGCCAAGCTGCTGCCCCTACGGATCCTGCCGCTGATCTTCAACCTGCTCAAG GTGGTCCCCACAGTGTTCGGGCGCGTGGTGGGGAAGAGCCGGGAGGCGGTGGCCCAGGCCATGGTGCTGGAGATGTTCCGAGAGGAGGATTACTACAACGACGATGTCCTGGACCAGATGGATGCCAGCATCCTGGGTGTGGAGGGCCCTCGGCGCCACCCCGACGAGCCCCCTGATGATGAGGTCTTCGAGCTCTTCCCCATGTTCATGGGGGGGCTTCTTTCGGCCCCCAACCGGGCGGTGCTGGCTCAGCTCGGTTGCCCCATCAAGCATCAGGAGGCTCTGGAGAATGCTCAGGCCATCAAGAAGCGACTGGGCAAGCTGGGCCGCCAGGTGCTGCCCCCATCAGAGCTCCTAGACCACCTCTTCTTCCATTATGAGTTCCAGAACCAGCGCTTCTCTGCCGAGGTGCTGGGCTCCCTGCGCCAGCTCAACCTGGCCGGCGTGCGCATGACACCCCTCAAGTGCACCGTGGTGTCCACTGTCCTGGGTAGTGGGAAGCACACTCTGGATGAGGTGAACTTGGCCTCCTGCCAGCTCGACCCCGCTGGGCTGCGCACTCTCACGCCTGTCCTCCTGCGCTCCCGAAAACTGGG CTTGCAACTCAACAGCCTGGGCCCCGAGGCTTGCAGGGACCTCCAGGACCTGTTGCTACATGACCAATGTCAGATCACCTCCCTGAG GCTGTCCAACAACCCACTGACAGCGGCCGGCGTGTCCATGCTGCTAGAGGGACTGGCAGGAAATAGCTCACTCACTCACCTCTCCCTGCTGCACACGGGCCTGGGCGACGAGGGCCTGGAACTGTTGGCTGCCCAGCTGCACCGGAACCATGGACTCCAGGAGCTAAACGTGGCCTACAATGGCGCCGGTGACAAGGCGGCTCTGGCCTTGGCCCAGGCTGCACGCAAACACCCAACCCTGGAGCTGCTTCA TCTCTACTTCAACGAGCTGAGCTCCGAGGGTCGCCAGGTCCTTCGGGATCTGGCAGCCAACCCCGAAGGTGGGGCCCGAGTGGTGGTGTCGCTGACCGAGGGGACAGCCGTGTCCGAGTATTGGTCAATGATCCTCAGCGAAATCCAGCGGAACCTCAACAGCTGGGATCGGGGCCGGGTGCAGCGGCACCTGGAGCTGCTGCTGCAGGACCTGGAGGACAGCCGGGGTGCCACGCTGAACCCCTGGCGCAAAGCCCAGCTGTTGCGCGTGGAGGGCGAGTTCAAGGCTCTGCTGGAGCAGTTGGGAGGCTCTGGAAGCTGA